One Mangifera indica cultivar Alphonso chromosome 4, CATAS_Mindica_2.1, whole genome shotgun sequence genomic region harbors:
- the LOC123215082 gene encoding glutaredoxin-C1-like translates to MQYQKADAWGFYVPMRSRNMEDPMERIRRLASESAVVVFSLSSCCMCHAVKRLFCGMGVNPTVYELDHDPRGKEIERTLMRLLGASSAVPAVFIGGKLIGSMDRVMASHINGSLVPLLKEAGALWL, encoded by the coding sequence ATGCAGTACCAGAAAGCTGATGCATGGGGTTTCTACGTGCCAATGAGGAGCAGGAACATGGAGGATCCGATGGAGAGGATTAGGAGGCTGGCTTCAGAGAGTGCAGTGGTGGTTTTCAGTTTGAGTAGTTGTTGCATGTGCCACGCTGTGAAGAGGTTGTTTTGCGGAATGGGGGTGAACCCGACTGTGTACGAGCTGGATCATGATCCCAGAGGGAAGGAGATTGAGAGGACATTGATGAGGTTGCTTGGAGCTTCTTCTGCTGTTCCTGCTGTGTTCATTGGTGGCAAATTGATTGGCTCCATGGACCGAGTCATGGCTTCCCATATCAATGGCTCTTTAGTGCCTCTTCTCAAGGAAGCTGGAGCTCTTTGGCTTTGA
- the LOC123213013 gene encoding auxin-responsive protein SAUR36-like: MCIYLFTMDAMSKGKGKKGGNLIVKTWERCKSIGRSGKLKRSVPGLTMKSKSWPRSDASARSLDYDKNNNQKRQRKRRVAPEGCFSVYVGPQKQRFVIKTEYVNHPLFKMLLEEAESEYGFNSEGPLVLPCKVEAFYKVLLAMDAENDEIHQGCGFPLSHNSYRLLSPSRMIAINQF, from the coding sequence atgtgtatatatctcTTTACCATGGATGCGATGAGtaaaggaaaaggaaagaaaggaggcAATTTGATCGTGAAGACATGGGAGAGATGCAAATCGATTGGCAGAAGCGGTAAACTTAAACGCTCAGTTCCAGGTTTAACAATGAAGAGCAAATCATGGCCACGCTCGGATGCCTCAGCACGCTCGCTTGATTACGACAAAAACAATAACCAAAAGCGTCAGAGAAAACGCCGAGTGGCTCCTGAAGGCTGCTTCTCTGTTTACGTTGGTCCTCAGAAACAACGATTTGTGATCAAAACAGAGTACGTGAATCACCCACTTTTCAAGATGCTCCTGGAAGAAGCTGAATCAGAATACGGATTCAACAGCGAAGGCCCTCTCGTTCTCCCATGCAAAGTGGAAGCGTTTTACAAGGTTCTACTAGCAATGGATGCTGAAAACGATGAGATCCATCAAGGTTGTGGCTTCCCCTTGAGCCATAACTCTTATCGCCTCCTCAGCCCCTCCAGGATGATTGCCATAAACCAgttctaa
- the LOC123214377 gene encoding protein MICRORCHIDIA 7-like codes for MASTMKQEKPGFVYSGKTSDIENLREQTLIAPAIDISSSSISSSSSSESSSSDDSNTDNPFFVNIRCGMNKKRVLNESDNGDLFHKKPKLETPEFNTAISPDFLSVLPPPLPLNFVAPETVVEAEPVHSVPAAADANMNFNCPASPILRACKQFWKAGDYEGVTADDSSINSAGLDHVRVHPKFLHSNATSHKWALGAFAELLDNSLDEVCNRATYVNVDMMKNKKDGSNMLLVEDNGGGMTPDKMRQCVSLGYSAKSKMTNTIGQYGNGFKTSTMRLGADVIVFSCCKGNNGNSMTRSIGLLSYSFLMGTGKQDIVVPMIDYERRGETWNKMIRSSLDDWNRNLETIVQWSPYTSEEDLLHQFNLLEDQGTRIIIYNLWEDDEGDLELDFESDQYDIQIRGVNREEKSIEMAKKYPNSRHFLTYRHSLRSYASILYLRLPAGFRIILRGKDVVHHNIINDMMLTKEITYKPLHLPDRVPKDLNMVATVTIGFVKDARHHIDVQGFNVYHKNRLIKPFWRVWNAAGSDGRGAIGVLEANFVEPAHDKQGFERTPVLSRLENRLVAIQKNYWCTNCQEVGYAPRRPSAKTDSRTSDKEKPPPSKPASAKKDSNASDKDKCFSPSIQNGRDHSRLKTKPLTELDKRSTESDNTSEDGSSHEPSRVIGQSQAPRLHLHETSPHIPRRSRSKNSQAAAVHEDGRILYNGNAASSIKSKGNDGRVLPHGDTERLIKSQEKDGRVISDGDTASLTNFKEEDYKSSGRSERVDDLLRDLQYEREKCTSLENQLQKAQQKIEEMDKEQVALIDIIQEERVRRDAEEDRLREKLKEASSTINNLIEKIKWLEEQRTP; via the exons ATGGCTTCTACCATGAAGCAAGAAAAACCTGGTTTCGTTTACTCCGGAAAAACAAGCGACATTGAGAATCTGCGGGAACAAACTTTAATTGCTCCGGCGATCGATATTAGCAGTAGTAGTatcagcagcagcagcagcagcgaAAGCAGTTCTAGTGATGATTCAAATACTGATAACCCGTTCTTTGTTAATATCCGATGTGGAATGAACAAGAAACGAGTTTTAAACGAATCTGACAACGGTGACTTGTTTCACAAGAAACCAAAACTCGAGACTCCTGAATTTAATACCGCGATTTCACCTGATTTTCTTTCTGTTCTTCCACCGCCATTGCCGTTGAACTTCGTGGCGCCTGAGACAGTCGTGGAGGCTGAGCCGGTGCATAGCGTGCCGGCAGCAGCGGATgctaatatgaattttaattgtCCAGCGTCTCCGATTTTGAGGGCGTGTAAACAGTTTTGGAAGGCAGGGGACTATGAGGGAGTCACTGCTGATGATTCTTCGATTAATTCGG CTGGATTGGATCATGTCAGGGTGCATCCAAAGTTCTTACATTCAAATGCAACCAGCCATAAATGGGCTTTGGGAG CTTTCGCCGAACTTCTGGACAATTCTTTGGATGAG GTTTGCAATAGGGCCACTTATGTTAATGTAGACATgatgaagaataaaaaagatGGTTCTAACATGTTGCTGGTTGAAG ATAATGGTGGTGGAATGACGCCTGATAAAATGCGGCAGTGCGTGTCTCTTGGTTATTCTGCCAAAAGTAAAATGACAAACACCATTGGTCAAT ATGGAAATGGATTCAAGACAAGCACAATGAGACTTGGAGCAGATGTGATTGTGTTTTCATGTTGTAAGGGGAACAATGGAAACAG CATGACTCGAAGTATTGGACTGCTGTCCTATTCTTTTTTGATGGGCACTGGAAAGCAAGATATTGTGGTTCCCATG ATTGACTATGAGAGAAGAGGAGAAACTTGGAACAAGATGATAAGGTCTTCACTGGATGATTGGAACAGAAATTTAGAAACCATAGTACAGTGGTCGCCATATACAAGTGAAGAAGATCTACTTCATCAG TTCAACCTCTTAGAAGATCAAGGAACACGCATAATCATATACAATCTTTGGGAGGATGATGAAGGAGATCTAGAACTAGATTTTGAATCTGATCAATAT GATATTCAAATTAGAGGAGTCAATCGAGAGGAGAAAAGCATAGAGATGGCAAAAAAGTATCCCAACTCAAGACATTTTCTAACTTATCGACATTCTCTAAGG AGTTATGCATCGATTCTTTATCTCAGACTTCCAGCCGGCTTTAGAATTATTTTGCGTGGAAAAGACGTCGTGCATCACAACATAATCAATGACATGATGCTGACTAAGGAGATCACATATAAACCTCTACATCTTCCTGACCGAGTTCCAAAAGATTTGAAT ATGGTTGCTACTGTGACAATTGGGTTCGTGAAGGATGCTCGACATCATATTGATGTTCAGGGATTTAACGTTTATCATAAGAACAGACTCATAAAG CCATTCTGGCGAGTCTGGAATGCTGCTGGAAGTGATGGTCGTGGGGCTATAG GTGTGTTGGAGGCCAATTTTGTTGAACCAGCTCATGACAAACAAGGCTTTGAGCGCACACCTGTGCTATCTAGACTAGAAAATCGCTTAGTTGCAATTCAGAAGAATTACTG gTGTACGAACTGTCAGGAAGTTGGTTATGCTCCGAGGCGGCCTTCTGCAAAGACAGACTCTAGAACATCAGATAAAGAAAAGCCGCCTCCTTCAAAACCTGCTTCTGCAAAGAAAGATTCAAACGCCTCAGATAAAGACAAATGCTTCTCACCTTCAATTCAGAATGGGCGTGACCACAGTAGGCTCAAGACAAAACCGCTCACGGAATTGGACAAAAGATCAACAGAATCAGATAACACCAGTGAAGATGGAAGCAGTCATGAACCATCCCGTGTCATTGGTCAATCTCAAGCTCCTAGGTTACATTTACATGAAACAAGCCCTCATATTCCTAGGAGATCTCGCTCAAAG AATTCCCAGGCAGCTGCTGTCCATGAAGATGGGCGAATTCTTTATAATGGTAACGCAGCGAGTTCAATCAAGTCCAAAGGAAATGATGGACGAGTTCTCCCTCATGGCGACACAGAGAGGTTAATCAAGTCTCAAGAAAAGGATGGACGAGTTATCTCTGATGGTGATACGGCAAGTTTAACGAATTTTAAGGAAGAGGATTATAAATCAAGTGGAAG ATCGGAAAGAGTAGATGATTTGCTGAGGGATTTACAGTATGAAAGGGAAAAGTGCACATCCCTCGAAAATCAA CTTCAGAAGGCACAACAGAAAATAGAAGAGATGGACAAAGAACAGGTTGCTTTGATTGATATAATTCAAGAAGAAAGGGTGCGGCGAGATGCGGAGGAGGACAGATTGAGGGAAAAATTAAAG GAAGCATCGAGTACCATAAATAATCTAATAGAAAAGATTAAGTGGCTTGAAGAACAGAGAACTCCATGA
- the LOC123212947 gene encoding 5-methylthioadenosine/S-adenosylhomocysteine deaminase-like isoform X1 — translation MEQDMEMGSSTTILHNAVIVTMDNESRVFRNGGVFIARDQIKAIGQSADILQQFSSLTDQIVDLQGRILLPGLINTHVHTSQQLARGIADDVDLMTWLHNRIWPYESNMTKEDSYISTLLCGIELIHSGVTCFAEAGGQHVTGMAKAVELLGIRACLVQSTMDSGEGLPASWAIRTTDDCIQSQKELYEKHHGTAEERIRVWLGIRQIMNSTDTLLLKTRDTARELKTGIHMHVAEIPYENQLVMNTRDVDHGTVTYLDKIGFLQDNLLSAHTVWVNNTEIGFLSRAGVKVSHCPAAAMRMLGFAPIKEMLNADICVSLGTDGAPSNNRMSIVDEMYLASLINKGREVFANGTTDPTALPAETVLRMATINGAKSVLWDNEIGSLEIGKKADMVVVDPFSWPMVPIHDWITSIVYCMRSENVVSVMCNGQWIMKEKKILNVNEGEIISAAKEASSELLKRAGIKLPHRMNVL, via the exons ATGGAGCAAGACATGGAGATGGGTAGCTCAACGACGATACTCCACAACGCGGTGATAGTTACTATGGACAACGAAAGCAGAGTATTTCGAAACGGCGGCGTTTTCATTGCTCGAGATCAAATCAAGGCCATTGGTCAATCTGCTGATATACTTCAACAGTTCTCTTCGTTGACCGACCAGATCGTCGATCTTCAAGGCCGAATCCTACTTCCTG GACTGATCAATACACACGTTCACACATCTCAACAACTAGCGAGAGGGATAGCTGATGATGTGGATTTGATGACATGGTTACACAATCGAATCTGGCCATACGAATCTAACATGACCAAAGAAGATTCTTACATCTCCACTTTACTTTGTGGAATTGAGCTCATTCACTCTGGT GTAACGTGTTTTGCTGAAGCAGGAGGGCAGCATGTAACTGGAATGGCTAAAGCAGTTGAGTTACTGGGGATACGCGCATGTTTAGTCCAGTCAACAATGGACTCTGGTGAGGGTCTACCTGCTTCTTGGGCAATTCGAACTACTGATGATTGTATTCAG TCTCAGAAGGAGCTTTATGAGAAGCACCATGGTACAGCTGAGGAGCGCATTAGAGTATGGCTTGGGATTAGGCAAATTATGAATTCAACTGACACTTTATTACTTAAAACAAGAGATACAGCCAGAGAATTGAAAACTGGAATCCACATG CATGTTGCAGAGATACCCTATGAGAATCAACTCGTGATGAATACTCGAGATGTTGATCATGGAACAGTTACATATTTGGACAAGATAGGATTCCTGCAAGACAACTTGCTCTCAGCCCATACTGTTTGGGTAAACAACACAgag ATTGGTTTCCTCTCAAGGGCTGGTGTCAAAGTATCTCACTGCCCTGCTGCTGCAATGCGTATGCTAGGGTTTGCACCCATAAAGGAGATGCTTAATGCTGACATATGTGTTTCCTTGGGAACTGATGGGGCACCATCAAACAATAGGATGAGCATAG TTGATGAGATGTATCTAGCTTCTTTGATTAACAAAGGACGAGAAGTTTTTGCAAATGGAACAACTGATCCAACGGCTCTGCCTGCTGAAACAGTACTCAGAATGGCTACAATAAATGGTGCAAAATCAGTTCTATGGGACAATGAAATAGGGTCACTTGAGATTGGGAAAAAG GCTGATATGGTTGTGGTTGATCCTTTTTCATGGCCTATGGTTCCTATTCACGACTG GATTACAAGTATCGTGTATTGCATGCGATCAGAGAATGTAGTCTCTGTAATGTGCAATGGGCAGTGGATtatgaaggaaaagaaaatcttGAATGTCAATGAG GGAGAAATTATTTCAGCTGCAAAAGAAGCTTCTTCCGAACTTCTGAAAAGGGCTGGCATTAAATTACCACACAGAATGAATGTTCTCTGA
- the LOC123212947 gene encoding 5-methylthioadenosine/S-adenosylhomocysteine deaminase-like isoform X2 produces the protein MEQDMEMGSSTTILHNAVIVTMDNESRVFRNGGVFIARDQIKAIGQSADILQQFSSLTDQIVDLQGRILLPGLINTHVHTSQQLARGIADDVDLMTWLHNRIWPYESNMTKEDSYISTLLCGIELIHSGVTCFAEAGGQHVTGMAKAVELLGIRACLVQSTMDSANFLTSRMQSQKELYEKHHGTAEERIRVWLGIRQIMNSTDTLLLKTRDTARELKTGIHMHVAEIPYENQLVMNTRDVDHGTVTYLDKIGFLQDNLLSAHTVWVNNTEIGFLSRAGVKVSHCPAAAMRMLGFAPIKEMLNADICVSLGTDGAPSNNRMSIVDEMYLASLINKGREVFANGTTDPTALPAETVLRMATINGAKSVLWDNEIGSLEIGKKADMVVVDPFSWPMVPIHDWITSIVYCMRSENVVSVMCNGQWIMKEKKILNVNEGEIISAAKEASSELLKRAGIKLPHRMNVL, from the exons ATGGAGCAAGACATGGAGATGGGTAGCTCAACGACGATACTCCACAACGCGGTGATAGTTACTATGGACAACGAAAGCAGAGTATTTCGAAACGGCGGCGTTTTCATTGCTCGAGATCAAATCAAGGCCATTGGTCAATCTGCTGATATACTTCAACAGTTCTCTTCGTTGACCGACCAGATCGTCGATCTTCAAGGCCGAATCCTACTTCCTG GACTGATCAATACACACGTTCACACATCTCAACAACTAGCGAGAGGGATAGCTGATGATGTGGATTTGATGACATGGTTACACAATCGAATCTGGCCATACGAATCTAACATGACCAAAGAAGATTCTTACATCTCCACTTTACTTTGTGGAATTGAGCTCATTCACTCTGGT GTAACGTGTTTTGCTGAAGCAGGAGGGCAGCATGTAACTGGAATGGCTAAAGCAGTTGAGTTACTGGGGATACGCGCATGTTTAGTCCAGTCAACAATGGACTCTG CTAATTTTCTCACTTCAAGGATGCAGTCTCAGAAGGAGCTTTATGAGAAGCACCATGGTACAGCTGAGGAGCGCATTAGAGTATGGCTTGGGATTAGGCAAATTATGAATTCAACTGACACTTTATTACTTAAAACAAGAGATACAGCCAGAGAATTGAAAACTGGAATCCACATG CATGTTGCAGAGATACCCTATGAGAATCAACTCGTGATGAATACTCGAGATGTTGATCATGGAACAGTTACATATTTGGACAAGATAGGATTCCTGCAAGACAACTTGCTCTCAGCCCATACTGTTTGGGTAAACAACACAgag ATTGGTTTCCTCTCAAGGGCTGGTGTCAAAGTATCTCACTGCCCTGCTGCTGCAATGCGTATGCTAGGGTTTGCACCCATAAAGGAGATGCTTAATGCTGACATATGTGTTTCCTTGGGAACTGATGGGGCACCATCAAACAATAGGATGAGCATAG TTGATGAGATGTATCTAGCTTCTTTGATTAACAAAGGACGAGAAGTTTTTGCAAATGGAACAACTGATCCAACGGCTCTGCCTGCTGAAACAGTACTCAGAATGGCTACAATAAATGGTGCAAAATCAGTTCTATGGGACAATGAAATAGGGTCACTTGAGATTGGGAAAAAG GCTGATATGGTTGTGGTTGATCCTTTTTCATGGCCTATGGTTCCTATTCACGACTG GATTACAAGTATCGTGTATTGCATGCGATCAGAGAATGTAGTCTCTGTAATGTGCAATGGGCAGTGGATtatgaaggaaaagaaaatcttGAATGTCAATGAG GGAGAAATTATTTCAGCTGCAAAAGAAGCTTCTTCCGAACTTCTGAAAAGGGCTGGCATTAAATTACCACACAGAATGAATGTTCTCTGA